The Mercurialis annua linkage group LG8, ddMerAnnu1.2, whole genome shotgun sequence genome window below encodes:
- the LOC126660647 gene encoding partner of Y14 and mago isoform X1 codes for MGSSNREDDEIKKLAEISKTLKEGEKLLAPTRRPDGSFRKPIKIRAGFVPQEEVPIYLSKGALWKKEMQSQQLVPPGYDPDYDAKPKTKAERRNERKKEKRLQAAVDKGKNLEASSDGDMKREELLPEETVSHASDSVKLLTTQMNELDVSANHVASAPGDTSGNSEPSVLSQDTDKRIRALKKKIRLLEAQLQKIASQDMKAEQMEKLSKLEGWQHELKLLECKHSEQAAS; via the exons atGGGCAGCAGTAACAGAGAAGACGATGAAATCAAGAAATTAGCAGAGATAAGCAAAACCCTAAAAGAAGGAGAAAAACTACTTGCCCCGACTCGAAGACCCGACGGTAGTTTTCGTAAACCTATTAAGATTCGTGCCGGTTTTGTCCCTCAAGAAGAAGTTCCCATCTATCTATCTAAAGGTGCTTTG TGGAAAAAAGAGATGCAATCTCAGCAGCTAGTTCCGCCGGGTTATGATCCGGATTACGATGCAAAACCGAAGACGAAGGCGGAGAGGAGGaatgaaagaaagaaagagaagagATTACAG GCCGCTGTTGACAAGGGTAAGAACTTGGAAGCATCATCAGATGGGGATATGAAAAGGGAAGAACTGTTGCCTGAGGAAACTGTAAGTCATGCATCTGATTCTGTGAAGTTATTGACAACTCAGATGAATGAGCTAGATGTCTCTGCCAATCATGTTGCGAGCGCCCCTGGAGACACGTCAGGGAATTCAGAACCAAGTGTTCTATCTCAAGACACCGATAAAAGAATTCGGGCGCTTAAAAAGAAG ATTCGACTTCTAGAAGCTCAGCTGCAGAAAATTGCTTCACAGGATATGAAGGCGGAGCAGATGGAGAAGTTGTCAAAATTGGAGGGCTGGCAACATGAGCTAAAGCTTTTAGAGTGTAAACATTCCGAACAGGCAGCATCATGA
- the LOC126660647 gene encoding partner of Y14 and mago isoform X2 has product MGSSNREDDEIKKLAEISKTLKEGEKLLAPTRRPDGSFRKPIKIRAGFVPQEEVPIYLSKGALWKKEMQSQQLVPPGYDPDYDAKPKTKAERRNERKKEKRLQGKNLEASSDGDMKREELLPEETVSHASDSVKLLTTQMNELDVSANHVASAPGDTSGNSEPSVLSQDTDKRIRALKKKIRLLEAQLQKIASQDMKAEQMEKLSKLEGWQHELKLLECKHSEQAAS; this is encoded by the exons atGGGCAGCAGTAACAGAGAAGACGATGAAATCAAGAAATTAGCAGAGATAAGCAAAACCCTAAAAGAAGGAGAAAAACTACTTGCCCCGACTCGAAGACCCGACGGTAGTTTTCGTAAACCTATTAAGATTCGTGCCGGTTTTGTCCCTCAAGAAGAAGTTCCCATCTATCTATCTAAAGGTGCTTTG TGGAAAAAAGAGATGCAATCTCAGCAGCTAGTTCCGCCGGGTTATGATCCGGATTACGATGCAAAACCGAAGACGAAGGCGGAGAGGAGGaatgaaagaaagaaagagaagagATTACAG GGTAAGAACTTGGAAGCATCATCAGATGGGGATATGAAAAGGGAAGAACTGTTGCCTGAGGAAACTGTAAGTCATGCATCTGATTCTGTGAAGTTATTGACAACTCAGATGAATGAGCTAGATGTCTCTGCCAATCATGTTGCGAGCGCCCCTGGAGACACGTCAGGGAATTCAGAACCAAGTGTTCTATCTCAAGACACCGATAAAAGAATTCGGGCGCTTAAAAAGAAG ATTCGACTTCTAGAAGCTCAGCTGCAGAAAATTGCTTCACAGGATATGAAGGCGGAGCAGATGGAGAAGTTGTCAAAATTGGAGGGCTGGCAACATGAGCTAAAGCTTTTAGAGTGTAAACATTCCGAACAGGCAGCATCATGA
- the LOC126660646 gene encoding pectinesterase-like, with protein MIGKIVVSGISLILVVGVVIGVVAAVNRTSVSNTVENLTPHMKAVTQLCGPTDYKEACTQTLGAINSTDPKELIRAGILAISSSFTKSLNLSDDLVVKASGLPRTKLALEDCKTLLNDANEELQEILGKMKDINIKTLADQADDFRIYLSSLISYQELCMDGFDQENEMKSAMQKSTEFGNQLTDNVLNILSGISDVLRSFGLEIKLPGTNSRRLLQADGYPTWLSGPDRKLLAARDNGKLPPNAVVARDGSGQFKSINDAINSYPKGHKGRYVIYVKAGLYNEAVKVPKTHQNIYMYGDGPRHTIVTGKKSFASGVNTWNTASFVVEADGFICKSMGFQNTAGPDGHQAVALRVNSDMSVFHNCRMDGYQDTLLYQAKRQFYRNCVISGTIDFLFGYGAAVIQNSLIIVRKPNENQFNTVTADGRKEKGQNTGLVIHNCRIVPEAKLVPDRLTTRTYLGRPWKAHSRTVIMETQLGDFIQPEGWMPWAGSEFLDTLYYAEYSNRGPGANTARRIKWKTLHFLTRNDAQQFTVGTFLPGSRQWIAGAGAPFLVGFKR; from the exons atgatcgGAAAGATAGTAGTTTCAGGGATTTCCCTGATTCTTGTCGTCGGTGTCGTTATCGGAGTGGTGGCAGCCGTCAACAGGACCAGCGTATCAAATACTGTTGAAAATTTGACACCACACATGAAAGCTGTTACACAATTGTGCGGGCCTACTGATTACAAGGAAGCTTGCACACAAACCCTAGGTGCTATTAATAGTACCGATCCTAAAGAGCTAATCAGAGCAGGAATATTAGCAATTTCATCTTCATTTACAAAATCATTGAACTTGAGTGATGATCTTGTCGTAAAAGCCAGCGGGTTACCTCGTACGAAACTGGCTTTGGAAGATTGTAAAACATTGTTGAACGATGCAAATGAGGAGCTCCAAGAAATTCTTGGCAAAATGAAAGATATAAACATCAAAACCCTAGCGGACCAAGCTGATGATTTCCGTATCTATCTAAGTTCTTTGATTTCGTATCAAGAATTGTGCATGGACGGATTCGATCAGGAAAACGAGATGAAATCCGCGATGCAGAAAAGCACGGAATTCGGAAATCAGCTTACGGATAACGTGTTGAACATTCTTTCAGGAATTTCTGATGTTCTGAGATCTTTCGGTCTTGAGATTAAGCTTCCAGGCACGAACTCTCGTCGTCTTCTTCAGGCCGACGGGTATCCAACCTGGTTGTCCGGTCCTGACCGTAAGCTCTTGGCGGCTCGCGACAATGGCAAGCTTCCACCAAATGCAGTTGTGGCTCGTGACGGGAGTGGTCAGTTTAAATCCATTAACGATGCTATAAACTCATACCCTAAGGGACATAAGGGCAGATATGTTATCTATGTTAAGGCTGGACTTTATAATGAAGCCGTTAAGGTGCCAAAGACTCACCAGAATATTTACATGTACGGTGACGGACCTAGACACACCATAGTCACCGGAAAGAAGAGCTTCGCCAGCGGTGTTAACACCTGGAACACCGCTTCTTTTG TGGTTGAAGCTGATGGTTTCATATGCAAGTCCATGGGATTCCAAAACACAGCCGGACCAGACGGTCACCAAGCCGTTGCCCTCCGAGTCAACTCAGACATGTCAGTTTTCCACAACTGTAGAATGGACGGTTATCAAGACACACTCTTATACCAAGCCAAACGTCAATTCTACCGTAACTGTGTCATCTCCGGCACCATCGATTTCCTCTTCGGTTACGGAGCCGCCGTCATTCAAAACTCACTGATCATCGTCAGGAAACCAAACGAGAACCAGTTCAACACAGTAACAGCCGACGGCAGAAAGGAAAAGGGCCAAAACACCGGACTCGTCATCCACAACTGCCGAATCGTTCCCGAGGCGAAACTCGTCCCCGACAGACTCACCACCAGAACATACTTGGGCAGACCATGGAAGGCACATTCAAGAACCGTGATCATGGAGACTCAACTCGGTGACTTCATCCAGCCCGAAGGATGGATGCCGTGGGCCGGAAGCGAGTTCCTCGACACATTATACTACGCTGAGTACAGCAACAGAGGACCCGGGGCCAACACTGCCCGGAGAATTAAGTGGAAGACACTTCATTTCTTGACCAGGAACGATGCACAACAGTTCACTGTCGGAACTTTCCTTCCTGGTTCGAGGCAATGGATTGCCGGCGCCGGAGCTCCGTTCTTGGTTGGGTTCAAGAGATAG